A stretch of Plodia interpunctella isolate USDA-ARS_2022_Savannah chromosome 15, ilPloInte3.2, whole genome shotgun sequence DNA encodes these proteins:
- the LOC128675877 gene encoding beta-ureidopropionase-like, translating to MEPAAEVYFDEMIQKNLSPEQLRQFNKIHYGREDHNEVKLKETTAVSASEKNNFQVQAYAFAAAKEETRNPRILKIGLVQHSIVLPTNKPANEQREAIFKKIGELIDIAASEGVQILCLQEAWSSPFFLCTGEKKQWDEFIESPTNGPSTKFLAPLAKKYGMVIISPIFERDDSGVMWNTAVVIDDTGTFLGKHRKNHLPSIGSFSEAGYYEPGNTGHAVFETRYAKFAINICYGRHQALNWLMFGLNGAEVVFNPAATIAEFGESFWGIEARNAAVANSYFTAGVNRVGSESFTVIKDDEEKKICRTYYGSSYVTAPNGCRTPSLSRVKDGLLMAELDLNLCRQVKDHWGFGMTARLDMYANELKNKIGYT from the coding sequence ATGGAACCAGCCGCAGAAGTATACTTTGACGAAATGATCCAGAAAAATCTAAGTCCCGAACAGTTaagacaatttaataaaatacattacgGGCGTGAAGACCACAatgaagtaaaattaaaagaaactaCAGCAGTGAGTGCAAGTGAGAAAAACAACTTTCAAGTACAGGCGTACGCTTTCGCCgcggctaaggaagaaactaGGAATCCAAGGATTTTAAAGATTGGGTTAGTACAACATTCCATTGTTTTACCCACGAATAAACCAGCGAACGAGCAAAGAGaggcaattttcaaaaagattggagAATTAATAGACATTGCGGCCTCTGAAGGTGTACAAATACTTTGCCTCCAAGAGGCGTGGTCCAGTCCATTCTTCCTTTGCACtggagaaaaaaaacaatgggACGAATTCATCGAGTCTCCCACCAATGGACCGAGCACAAAATTCCTTGCACCTCTAGCGAAAAAATATGGAATGGTAATCATATCACCAATATTTGAACGTGATGACAGTGGTGTGATGTGGAATACTGCTGTGGTTATTGATGACACAGGGACCTTTTtgggaaaacatcgtaaaaaCCATTTGCCCAGTATTGGCAGCTTCAGTGAAGCAGGTTACTACGAACCTGGGAATACTGGACATGCGGTGTTTGAGACCAGGTACGCTAAATTTGCTATAAACATTTGCTATGGACGTCATCAAGCGCTAAACTGGTTGATGTTCGGTCTAAATGGAGCCGAAGTTGTATTTAACCCTGCTGCTACTATAGCGGAATTCGGAGAGTCCTTTTGGGGCATTGAAGCTCGAAATGCTGCTGTGGCTAATAGTTACTTCACGGCTGGCGTGAACAGAGTTGGATCTGAAAGTTTCACCGTTATCAAAGATGATGAggaaaaaaagatttgtagAACCTATTATGGATCTAGCTACGTAACAGCTCCGAACGGATGCAGAACTCCAAGCCTTTCAAGGGTTAAAGATGGCCTACTTATGGCAGAATTAGATTTAAACTTATGCAGACAAGTTAAAGATCACTGGGGTTTCGGAATGACCGCTCGGCTTGATATGTATgctaatgaattaaaaaataaaataggatatACATAG
- the Prosbeta3 gene encoding proteasome subunit beta type-3: MSILAYNGGAVVAMRGQDCVAIATDKRYGIQAQTVSTNFPKVYQMGPTLYVGLPGLATDTQTVFQRLKFRMNLYELKENRAMRPKTFSAMLSNLLYERRFGPYFIEPVIAGLDPIDNQPYVCNMDLIGCPNEPEDFVVSGTCSEQLYGMCEALWEPNLKPDELFETISQALVNAADRDAISGWGAVVYIIEKDKITEKHVKTRMD; this comes from the exons atg TCTATTTTGGCGTACAATGGTGGTGCTGTGGTGGCAATGCGAGGCCAAGACTGTGTGGCCATCGCCACGGACAAGCGATACGGTATCCAGGCTCAGACCGTGTCCACTAACTTCCCTAAAGTGTATCAAATGGGCCCCACACTATATGTAGGTCTGCCAGGTCTTGCTACAGACACTCAAACTGTTTTCCAGAGATTAAAATTCAG aatgaATCTGTatgaattaaaagaaaacagaGCAATGCGTCCAAAGACATTCTCTGCAATGCTCTCCAACCTGTTGTACGAGAGGCGCTTCGGGCCCTACTTCATTGAGCCTGTGATCGCTGGACTGGATCCCATTGATAACCAACCTTATGTGTGCAATATGGATCTG ATTGGCTGCCCAAATGAGCCCGAGGACTTTGTGGTGTCTGGTACATGTTCAGAGCAGCTGTATGGTATGTGTGAGGCGCTGTGGGAGCCCAACTTGAAGCCTGATGAGCTGTTTGAAACAATCTCACAG GCGCTGGTGAACGCAGCGGACCGCGACGCCATCTCGGGCTGGGGCGCGGTGGTGTACATCATCGAGAAGGATAAGATTACAGAGAAACATGTCAAGACGAGGATGGATTAG